Proteins encoded by one window of Syntrophorhabdaceae bacterium:
- a CDS encoding hydrogenase iron-sulfur subunit translates to MERFEPEIIAFCCEFUGYTAADLAGSMRLTYPTNVKIVKVPCTGRVDIIHILKAFESGTDGVCLVGCLEGDCHYLKGNLRARKRVEYVKQLLDECGIGGERVAMFNLSSAQGQRFAEIAREMTAKVRDLGPSPGRKRLDP, encoded by the coding sequence ATGGAAAGGTTCGAGCCTGAGATAATCGCCTTTTGCTGCGAATTTTGAGGATATACCGCCGCGGACCTGGCAGGTTCGATGAGATTGACGTACCCGACGAATGTGAAGATCGTAAAGGTCCCCTGCACGGGCAGGGTCGATATAATCCATATATTGAAAGCCTTTGAAAGCGGGACGGACGGGGTCTGTCTCGTGGGGTGCCTCGAGGGGGACTGCCATTATCTGAAAGGCAACCTCAGGGCGAGAAAACGGGTGGAGTATGTGAAGCAGCTCCTCGACGAATGCGGGATCGGGGGAGAGCGGGTCGCCATGTTCAACTTGTCCTCCGCTCAGGGCCAGCGGTTCGCCGAGATTGCACGGGAAATGACGGCAAAAGTAAGAGACCTGGGGCCAAGCCCCGGGAGAAAGCGCCTCGATCCATGA
- a CDS encoding 4Fe-4S dicluster domain-containing protein has translation MKDLSFLNEMENASGQKISGCYQCYRCTVGCPVVKEMDIYPHRVIRYIILGERERVLASKTVWTCLQCVTCSVRCPNDIDIAHVFDTIRKIAMKERTGAEEDTWKFDRLFLESVRKHGRLHEIEAVIKYKVDKKNFFEDTKMGVGMMVRGRLGILPHNIKDRNGFKEIFARIEAEKKERGQGI, from the coding sequence ATGAAGGATCTTTCTTTTCTTAACGAGATGGAGAATGCCTCCGGGCAGAAGATATCCGGATGTTACCAGTGTTACCGGTGTACGGTCGGCTGCCCGGTGGTGAAAGAGATGGATATTTACCCCCACAGGGTTATACGGTACATCATCCTGGGAGAGAGGGAGCGTGTCCTCGCGTCGAAGACCGTATGGACCTGCCTCCAGTGCGTCACGTGCAGCGTGAGGTGCCCCAATGACATCGATATCGCCCATGTCTTCGATACAATCAGAAAAATTGCCATGAAAGAACGCACAGGGGCCGAGGAAGATACGTGGAAGTTCGATCGGCTTTTCCTGGAGAGTGTGCGTAAGCACGGCAGGCTCCATGAGATCGAGGCGGTCATTAAGTATAAGGTGGACAAGAAGAATTTCTTTGAAGATACGAAGATGGGCGTGGGAATGATGGTCAGGGGAAGGCTCGGGATACTCCCCCACAACATAAAGGACCGCAACGGGTTCAAGGAGATCTTTGCCCGTATAGAAGCCGAAAAGAAAGAGAGGGGTCAGGGCATATGA
- a CDS encoding CoB--CoM heterodisulfide reductase iron-sulfur subunit B family protein, with translation MRKLTYYPGCSMKTSSKFYEQSIKEVFSLYGVELIELDDWSCCGASAAPTIDDTLSYALTARNLSLAEGLDRPFFAPCSACYNKSKITNEKLRTDKTLRDEVNRAIAPLKCLGSAEVRNIMEVFHEYVGIERIAGSIVYDLSDLKVVPYYGCVLTRIMGMDAFDDKENPESMDTLLWAAGTEVVPWPYKMECCGASKTLTNKDMTLRLSGKIMDMALKVGADAVVTSCPLCQLNLDILPYLGREQGNLPVLFLSEIFELALFGRLSGKGSHIIAPSGIAEKVKKIVPEVSLRTPA, from the coding sequence ATGAGGAAACTTACCTATTACCCCGGCTGTTCCATGAAGACTTCGAGCAAGTTTTACGAGCAATCGATCAAGGAGGTATTCTCGCTCTACGGGGTAGAGCTTATCGAGCTTGACGACTGGTCGTGCTGCGGGGCTTCGGCGGCGCCCACCATAGACGACACACTCTCTTATGCCCTTACGGCGCGGAACCTCAGCCTCGCCGAGGGCCTTGACCGGCCTTTCTTTGCCCCCTGCTCGGCCTGCTACAACAAATCGAAGATTACCAACGAAAAACTCCGGACGGACAAAACGCTGAGGGACGAGGTCAACCGCGCCATCGCACCGCTGAAATGCCTGGGCTCCGCAGAGGTTAGGAACATCATGGAGGTTTTCCACGAATATGTGGGTATAGAACGGATTGCCGGAAGCATCGTCTATGACCTGTCGGACCTGAAAGTCGTGCCCTACTACGGGTGCGTGCTTACCCGCATCATGGGAATGGACGCCTTTGACGACAAGGAGAACCCGGAGAGCATGGATACCCTCCTGTGGGCGGCGGGCACGGAGGTAGTGCCCTGGCCCTATAAGATGGAGTGCTGCGGGGCGAGCAAGACCCTCACGAACAAGGATATGACGCTGAGGCTTTCGGGCAAGATTATGGACATGGCGCTCAAGGTCGGCGCGGACGCGGTGGTCACGTCCTGCCCGCTGTGCCAGCTTAACCTCGATATCCTTCCCTACCTCGGGAGGGAGCAAGGGAACCTGCCTGTCCTCTTTCTCTCCGAGATCTTCGAGCTTGCCCTCTTCGGAAGGCTTTCCGGAAAAGGCTCCCATATCATAGCCCCCTCCGGGATCGCGGAGAAGGTGAAGAAAATCGTCCCGGAGGTCTCCCTTCGAACTCCGGCATAA
- a CDS encoding FAD-dependent oxidoreductase, whose translation MEKVGKVLVIGGGIGGMEASLDLVEAGYKVYLADEKPNIGGKMSQLDKTFPTNDCSMCIMAPKLVEVGRNPNIDLLMNTDVVGLEGEPGNFKVTLRRRPRRVMPEKCTSCSLCAPQCPIDVSNDYNVGLSRRTGAYISFPQAIPSTYAIDREIAPCVNRCPVNLNARDYVGLIAEGRFLEALDLIRERLPFPGVIGRICAHPCEEECLRGRKVDQPVAICALKRFVADYEAGVRDIPVPATGPDKGKKVAVIGGGPAGLECALELRKAGYGVTVFEAHDKLGGMLYVGIPAYRLPKEELAREVSIVEKMGIEVKYNTRVGKDIGVNEIHDSYDAVFIGAGAHGGRSLGLDNEDARGVIGGIAFLRSVATGEPVEMGEKVFVIGGGNVAIDVALTARRLGAKEVHMACLETWDQMPAHKWEVDQAVEEGVRVHTSWGPNEIQVKDGAVKGVEFRRCTDVFDEAGRFSPRFDESVTIAYDADTVILAIGQSMDTGFLKDLPGLEVLRDGRVKADPVSLETTVAGVFAGGDVVTGPKMAIDAIAQGKEASESIIRFLEGRNLKAGRRAKEDKLVEDIPSFIEKRARVAIPSLPVPERSGFQEVFHPLTAEDARREAERCLNCRKCLGCRICEEFCKPEAINYFETPTEETIEVGSIIVSSGFEPYDATQKPELGYGIYPNVVTSVEFERILSATGPTASVIMRPSDGKIPKKIAFLQCVGSRDKVNEYCSSVCCMYATKEAVIAKEHQNDIEPTIFYMDVRAFGKGFDQYYERAKGDHGVRYVKSLVSRVLEDYETKDVEIVYVDEAGELQTESFDLVVLSVGMRPAEHLAGLASVLDLDLNEYGFIKTDRSNPLTTSRPGIYVSGACESPKDIPETVIQASGAACEAGSIISEARGKDLTIKVLPEEKDVEGEEPRIGVFVCNCGVNIGGVVNVPEVQAYARSLPNVVLSDENLFTCSQDTQEKMKKLIDEHGINRVVVASCSPRTHEPLFRATIRDAGLNKYLFEMANIRDQCSWVHMQDKPGATRKAKDLVRMAVTNANYIKPLKEVMLDVNKKALVVGGGIAGMTAALHLANQNFEVFLAEKSEALGGNLRGLFHTVDGLDLQEYLAGTMERVTSHPLIHVITNAEAVDHSGFKGSFETGFRIGPERRYEKIAHGVVVLATGGEELKPAGTYLYGEDERVMTQMELEERLEGRGLSNATRIAMIQCVGSRNDERPYCSRICCTSAVKNAIAIKEKTPETDVVIFFRDMMTYGFLEKYYLKARRLGVRFIRFEKQAPPVVEAREGGLFVASHDPSVGEEVVFQADFIALSSAIIPRENKELATLLKLPRTNEGFFLEAHMKLRPVDFASDGMFVAGLCHSPKSLKESIAQAEGAVARALTILSKEQVAAGGIVAHVDAEQCAACLTCVRVCPYSVPVINEKGEAEIDITKCKGCGSCAAECPAKAIDLMHYRDVQIIKKEQALCEEEPDEAAVL comes from the coding sequence ATGGAAAAGGTAGGAAAGGTACTCGTAATCGGCGGCGGCATAGGCGGGATGGAGGCATCCCTCGATCTCGTGGAAGCGGGGTACAAGGTGTATCTCGCCGATGAGAAGCCGAATATCGGCGGTAAGATGTCGCAGCTCGACAAGACGTTCCCCACCAACGATTGCTCCATGTGTATCATGGCGCCCAAACTGGTGGAGGTGGGCCGGAACCCCAATATAGACCTTCTTATGAATACGGATGTGGTGGGTCTTGAAGGTGAGCCGGGTAATTTCAAAGTAACTTTGAGGCGGAGGCCCCGCAGAGTGATGCCGGAGAAGTGTACCTCCTGCTCCCTGTGCGCCCCCCAGTGTCCGATCGACGTGAGCAATGACTATAATGTGGGTCTTTCCAGGAGGACCGGCGCCTATATCAGCTTTCCCCAGGCCATACCCTCGACCTATGCCATCGACAGGGAGATCGCGCCCTGCGTGAACAGGTGCCCCGTAAATCTCAACGCGAGAGATTACGTGGGTCTCATCGCCGAGGGCAGATTTCTTGAAGCCCTCGACCTTATCAGGGAAAGGCTCCCTTTCCCCGGCGTCATAGGCCGCATATGCGCCCACCCCTGCGAGGAAGAGTGTCTGAGGGGACGAAAGGTGGATCAGCCGGTCGCCATATGCGCCCTGAAGCGCTTCGTGGCCGATTACGAGGCGGGCGTGAGGGATATTCCCGTACCCGCGACAGGGCCCGATAAGGGAAAGAAGGTCGCCGTAATCGGCGGAGGGCCCGCGGGACTCGAATGTGCCCTGGAGCTTCGCAAGGCCGGCTATGGCGTGACCGTCTTCGAGGCCCACGACAAGCTGGGCGGCATGCTCTACGTGGGCATTCCCGCCTACAGGCTTCCCAAGGAAGAATTGGCCCGCGAGGTCTCCATCGTCGAGAAGATGGGCATCGAGGTCAAATATAATACACGAGTAGGCAAGGATATAGGGGTCAACGAGATCCACGACTCCTATGATGCGGTCTTTATCGGCGCGGGCGCCCATGGCGGCCGGAGCCTCGGCCTCGATAACGAGGACGCCCGGGGAGTGATCGGAGGCATCGCCTTTCTCCGGTCCGTGGCAACAGGCGAGCCCGTGGAGATGGGGGAGAAGGTCTTCGTCATCGGCGGCGGCAACGTGGCCATAGACGTGGCCCTTACGGCCCGCAGGCTCGGAGCCAAAGAAGTCCATATGGCGTGCCTCGAAACATGGGACCAGATGCCTGCCCACAAGTGGGAGGTCGACCAGGCAGTGGAGGAAGGCGTGAGGGTCCACACGTCGTGGGGCCCGAATGAGATACAGGTGAAGGACGGCGCAGTGAAAGGCGTCGAGTTCAGAAGGTGCACGGATGTATTTGACGAGGCGGGCAGATTCAGCCCCCGCTTCGATGAATCGGTCACCATCGCTTACGACGCGGACACGGTCATACTCGCCATCGGGCAGAGCATGGATACGGGCTTTTTAAAAGACCTGCCGGGTCTTGAGGTCCTGAGGGACGGGCGGGTGAAGGCGGACCCGGTGAGCCTCGAGACCACGGTCGCCGGGGTGTTTGCCGGCGGCGATGTGGTAACAGGGCCGAAGATGGCCATCGACGCCATTGCCCAGGGCAAGGAAGCATCGGAATCGATCATCCGCTTTCTCGAAGGTCGCAACCTCAAAGCGGGCAGAAGGGCGAAAGAGGATAAGCTCGTGGAGGACATTCCATCCTTCATAGAGAAGCGGGCAAGGGTGGCCATACCGTCCTTGCCTGTTCCCGAACGTTCCGGTTTTCAGGAGGTCTTTCACCCCCTGACGGCGGAGGATGCCAGGCGCGAGGCGGAGCGCTGCCTCAACTGTCGGAAATGTCTCGGATGCAGGATCTGTGAAGAGTTCTGCAAGCCCGAAGCGATAAATTATTTCGAGACCCCCACGGAGGAGACCATCGAAGTGGGGAGCATCATCGTGTCGAGCGGTTTTGAGCCCTATGACGCGACGCAAAAGCCCGAGCTGGGGTACGGCATATATCCCAATGTGGTGACCAGCGTGGAATTCGAGAGGATTCTCTCCGCCACCGGCCCCACGGCGAGTGTCATCATGAGGCCCTCCGACGGGAAGATACCGAAAAAGATCGCCTTTCTCCAATGCGTGGGGAGCAGGGACAAGGTGAACGAATACTGCTCGTCCGTCTGCTGCATGTATGCCACCAAAGAAGCGGTCATCGCGAAAGAGCACCAGAACGATATCGAGCCCACCATCTTCTATATGGACGTCCGCGCCTTCGGGAAAGGGTTCGACCAGTATTACGAGAGGGCGAAAGGCGACCACGGGGTGAGGTACGTGAAATCCCTCGTATCCCGGGTGCTCGAGGATTATGAGACGAAAGACGTGGAGATCGTCTATGTCGATGAAGCCGGGGAGCTTCAAACGGAGTCGTTCGACCTCGTGGTCCTCTCCGTAGGCATGAGGCCCGCCGAGCACCTTGCCGGGCTCGCGTCCGTACTCGATCTTGATCTTAACGAATACGGCTTTATAAAGACCGACCGATCGAACCCGCTCACTACGTCCCGTCCGGGCATCTATGTGAGCGGCGCCTGCGAATCACCGAAAGACATACCCGAAACCGTGATCCAGGCAAGCGGCGCCGCGTGCGAGGCGGGGTCGATCATCTCGGAGGCGCGCGGTAAAGACCTTACCATTAAAGTCCTTCCCGAAGAGAAGGACGTGGAAGGGGAAGAGCCCCGGATCGGCGTTTTCGTCTGCAACTGCGGCGTCAATATCGGGGGCGTGGTCAATGTCCCCGAGGTCCAGGCCTACGCGAGGAGTCTCCCGAATGTAGTGCTCTCCGACGAGAACCTTTTCACCTGCTCCCAGGACACGCAGGAGAAGATGAAGAAGCTCATCGACGAGCACGGCATAAACAGGGTCGTCGTTGCCTCCTGCTCCCCCAGGACCCACGAGCCTTTATTCAGGGCTACCATTCGGGATGCGGGACTCAATAAATACCTTTTTGAAATGGCGAATATCAGGGACCAATGCTCCTGGGTCCATATGCAGGATAAGCCGGGCGCAACCCGGAAGGCAAAGGACCTGGTGCGGATGGCGGTCACGAACGCCAACTATATCAAGCCCCTCAAAGAAGTGATGCTCGATGTAAACAAGAAAGCCCTCGTGGTGGGAGGCGGCATCGCGGGTATGACTGCGGCACTGCACCTGGCCAACCAGAATTTCGAAGTTTTTCTCGCTGAAAAATCGGAGGCCCTGGGAGGGAACCTGAGAGGCCTCTTCCATACCGTGGACGGTCTCGATCTTCAGGAATACCTTGCCGGAACAATGGAGCGGGTTACAAGCCATCCCCTGATCCATGTGATCACGAATGCCGAGGCGGTCGACCATTCCGGCTTCAAGGGAAGTTTCGAGACGGGCTTCAGAATCGGTCCGGAGAGAAGATACGAAAAGATCGCTCACGGGGTGGTCGTCCTCGCCACGGGCGGGGAGGAGCTGAAGCCCGCGGGGACCTATCTTTACGGTGAAGACGAGCGGGTCATGACGCAGATGGAGCTGGAAGAGAGGCTCGAGGGCAGGGGACTTTCCAATGCGACGAGGATCGCCATGATCCAGTGCGTGGGCTCCCGTAATGATGAAAGGCCTTACTGCAGCCGTATCTGCTGCACAAGCGCCGTGAAAAACGCCATCGCGATCAAGGAGAAAACGCCGGAAACGGACGTGGTGATCTTTTTCAGGGATATGATGACTTATGGGTTCCTCGAAAAATATTACCTCAAGGCACGAAGGCTCGGGGTGCGGTTCATCCGTTTCGAAAAGCAGGCGCCTCCTGTAGTCGAGGCGCGGGAAGGCGGCCTCTTCGTGGCCTCCCACGACCCTTCGGTAGGCGAAGAAGTGGTATTTCAGGCCGATTTCATAGCCCTGAGCAGCGCGATCATACCGAGAGAGAATAAGGAGCTCGCCACCCTTCTCAAACTACCCAGGACCAACGAGGGCTTTTTCCTCGAAGCCCACATGAAGCTGCGCCCCGTCGATTTCGCCTCTGACGGCATGTTTGTCGCGGGCCTTTGTCATTCACCGAAGAGCCTGAAAGAGTCGATTGCCCAGGCGGAAGGCGCGGTAGCAAGGGCGCTCACCATCCTGTCGAAGGAGCAGGTGGCCGCGGGCGGTATCGTGGCCCATGTGGATGCCGAGCAGTGCGCGGCCTGCCTTACCTGCGTCAGGGTTTGCCCCTATTCGGTGCCGGTAATAAACGAGAAAGGCGAGGCGGAGATAGATATTACCAAGTGCAAGGGCTGCGGCTCATGCGCTGCCGAGTGTCCCGCGAAAGCGATAGACCTGATGCACTATAGAGATGTGCAGATTATAAAGAAGGAACAGGCCCTGTGCGAAGAGGAACCGGACGAGGCTGCCGTATTATAG
- a CDS encoding methylenetetrahydrofolate reductase C-terminal domain-containing protein, whose protein sequence is MIVANRKPFEEILAMVKPYSKILLLGCNECVTVCAAGGAKEVAVLASEIRLARQKEGSPVEVKEHTLERNCDPEYVESLKPIIKEYEIIISMACGCGIQFVGEHYREKIVLPAVNTTFDGVTEEHGVWTERCLGCGNCILDRTLGICPVTRCAKSIFNGPCGGSQGGKCEINKDTPCAWQLIVDRFKEMNMLDKYLEVQPLKDWSTSRDGGPRKRIREDLKI, encoded by the coding sequence ATGATAGTAGCGAACCGAAAACCTTTTGAAGAGATCCTCGCCATGGTTAAGCCTTACTCGAAGATACTTCTCCTCGGCTGCAACGAGTGCGTGACGGTCTGCGCGGCCGGAGGCGCCAAGGAAGTGGCGGTCCTCGCATCCGAGATAAGACTCGCCAGACAGAAAGAAGGATCGCCGGTAGAGGTAAAGGAGCACACCCTCGAAAGAAACTGTGACCCTGAATATGTAGAGAGCCTGAAGCCGATAATAAAGGAGTACGAGATTATCATATCCATGGCCTGCGGGTGCGGCATCCAGTTCGTGGGGGAGCACTACAGGGAGAAGATCGTGCTGCCCGCGGTCAACACCACTTTCGACGGAGTGACCGAAGAACACGGCGTATGGACCGAGCGTTGCCTCGGCTGCGGCAATTGTATCCTCGACCGGACCCTGGGCATCTGCCCCGTGACCCGGTGCGCGAAAAGCATCTTCAACGGCCCCTGCGGCGGCTCCCAGGGGGGGAAGTGCGAGATCAATAAGGATACGCCCTGCGCATGGCAGCTCATAGTCGACAGATTCAAAGAGATGAATATGCTCGACAAGTACCTTGAGGTCCAGCCTTTGAAGGATTGGTCCACGAGCAGGGATGGGGGACCGAGAAAAAGGATCAGGGAGGATTTAAAGATATGA
- a CDS encoding methylenetetrahydrofolate reductase codes for MSTASNLERVLASGAFAVTSECGPPRGTDPEVVKKKGGFLKGYVDGVNVTDNQTSVVRMSSFAASLILKQMGFDPIMQMVCRDRNRIAAQSDILGAAAWGINNLLCLSGDHQSFGDNPGAKNVFDIDSMQLIQTVRRMRDEGKFVNGEEIKAGRPGMFVGCAENPFADPFEIRAMRLAKKAAAGAEFVQTQCVFNVDKFEKWMEQVRDLGVHEKIYILAGVTPYKSIGMARYMKTSVPGMDVPEEHIERLKGVAKEKVAEEGINICLEIIERMKGIKGVAGVHIMAIEWEEKVPQIVERAGLYPRP; via the coding sequence ATGAGCACAGCGAGCAATCTGGAGAGAGTCCTTGCCAGCGGGGCCTTTGCCGTCACGTCCGAGTGCGGTCCTCCCCGGGGAACAGATCCGGAAGTGGTTAAGAAGAAGGGCGGCTTCCTTAAAGGGTACGTGGACGGGGTAAACGTCACGGACAACCAGACGAGCGTGGTAAGGATGAGCAGCTTTGCCGCGTCCTTAATCCTGAAACAGATGGGGTTCGACCCGATCATGCAGATGGTCTGCAGGGACCGGAACAGGATTGCCGCCCAGAGCGACATCCTGGGAGCGGCGGCATGGGGCATCAATAACCTCCTTTGCCTCTCCGGCGACCACCAGAGCTTCGGGGACAACCCGGGCGCAAAAAATGTCTTCGACATAGATTCCATGCAGCTCATCCAGACCGTGCGGCGCATGAGGGACGAGGGGAAGTTCGTAAACGGGGAGGAGATCAAGGCGGGCAGACCCGGTATGTTTGTCGGGTGCGCGGAGAACCCCTTTGCTGATCCGTTTGAAATAAGGGCCATGCGTCTCGCGAAGAAGGCAGCCGCCGGCGCCGAGTTCGTTCAGACCCAGTGTGTCTTTAATGTGGATAAATTCGAGAAATGGATGGAGCAGGTCCGGGACCTTGGGGTCCATGAGAAGATCTATATCCTTGCCGGTGTTACCCCCTATAAATCGATCGGCATGGCGCGCTATATGAAGACCTCCGTGCCCGGCATGGATGTGCCCGAGGAGCACATAGAGCGCCTGAAAGGTGTGGCCAAGGAGAAGGTGGCGGAGGAAGGCATCAACATATGCCTCGAGATCATCGAGAGGATGAAGGGCATTAAAGGCGTGGCGGGTGTGCATATCATGGCCATCGAGTGGGAGGAGAAGGTTCCCCAGATCGTGGAGCGGGCAGGACTCTATCCGAGGCCCTAA
- a CDS encoding PilZ domain-containing protein yields MTITRGMNIKIITGEDAATGQVQVANSVVYDIAGGKAVLAQTDPPIHSSMVQKELVVTYVVREEKGTVRYGLSVGVIEFLEDYRLASSEKVRAFRVSLKTDPEPYNIRMYFRAEPSSRSNISMTVDGKQVTVIDLSLGGAKFSHDKRLVLVHYETVHFVLAMDGISLNIEGRVLRTWGGGDERLKNGLMFASAEFRNMDRAVEDRLYRKLIEIERENQRI; encoded by the coding sequence ATGACCATCACGCGAGGCATGAACATAAAGATCATTACAGGGGAGGACGCGGCGACCGGGCAGGTTCAGGTCGCAAACTCGGTGGTCTATGATATTGCAGGGGGCAAGGCGGTCCTCGCCCAGACGGACCCCCCGATTCATTCATCGATGGTCCAGAAAGAGCTTGTCGTCACCTATGTGGTGCGCGAGGAGAAAGGCACTGTCCGATACGGGTTATCCGTCGGCGTAATCGAGTTCCTTGAAGATTACAGGCTCGCTTCCTCCGAGAAGGTCAGGGCATTCCGTGTTTCCCTCAAGACCGACCCCGAGCCGTACAACATCAGGATGTATTTCCGGGCGGAGCCTTCGAGCCGGAGCAATATCTCCATGACGGTAGACGGTAAACAGGTCACGGTCATAGATCTTTCCCTGGGAGGCGCAAAATTCAGCCATGACAAGCGGCTGGTTCTGGTGCATTACGAGACCGTTCACTTTGTGTTGGCCATGGATGGAATATCATTAAATATCGAGGGACGGGTCCTCAGGACGTGGGGTGGAGGGGATGAGAGGCTGAAAAACGGTCTCATGTTCGCTTCCGCGGAATTCCGGAACATGGACAGGGCCGTCGAAGACCGTCTCTATCGCAAATTAATCGAAATAGAAAGGGAGAATCAAAGGATATAA
- a CDS encoding homocysteine S-methyltransferase family protein: MNLSEFISSGDRIILIDGAMGTQLAEKGLEMGASNNLTHPDAVLEIHRQYVDCGVDFVTTNTFTLNRANMEFHKSTLDVREANLAGVRLARHAAGKDRYILGDMGPTGKMLKPYGPLPENEAYESFREQAAILAEGGVDGFIIETMFELKEALIAVRACKDASGLPVIASMTFNTLVGGGKTVMGNSAKDCVAALTEAGVSAVGTNCGNLDPFQIAEIVVVMSGNTALPIVAQPNAGKPQFVDNRTFFTMSPAEFAEGVAECIKAGARLVGGCCGTSPAHIRALAEKLAEFRLS; this comes from the coding sequence ATGAACCTTTCGGAATTTATATCCTCAGGAGATAGGATTATCCTCATTGACGGCGCCATGGGTACTCAACTGGCAGAGAAGGGTCTCGAGATGGGGGCTTCCAACAACCTCACTCATCCTGATGCGGTGCTCGAAATCCACCGGCAGTATGTGGATTGCGGGGTCGATTTCGTTACCACGAATACCTTCACCCTTAACCGTGCCAACATGGAATTTCACAAATCGACTCTCGACGTGAGAGAGGCGAATCTCGCCGGTGTCCGACTCGCCAGGCACGCGGCGGGGAAAGACCGTTATATATTAGGAGATATGGGCCCCACGGGAAAGATGCTCAAACCCTACGGTCCTCTTCCTGAAAACGAGGCTTACGAGTCCTTCCGGGAGCAGGCGGCCATTCTGGCCGAAGGCGGGGTTGACGGCTTCATCATCGAGACCATGTTCGAGCTCAAAGAGGCCCTCATCGCGGTGCGGGCTTGCAAGGACGCCTCCGGTCTTCCCGTCATAGCCTCCATGACCTTCAATACCTTGGTGGGGGGTGGAAAAACCGTCATGGGGAATTCAGCCAAAGACTGTGTAGCGGCTCTCACGGAGGCGGGAGTCTCCGCGGTGGGTACAAACTGCGGAAACCTGGACCCTTTCCAGATAGCGGAAATAGTGGTGGTCATGAGCGGGAATACCGCACTGCCGATCGTGGCCCAGCCGAATGCCGGGAAACCGCAATTCGTGGATAACCGCACCTTTTTCACCATGTCTCCTGCCGAATTCGCCGAAGGCGTGGCCGAATGCATTAAGGCTGGGGCCAGGCTGGTAGGCGGATGCTGCGGGACCTCCCCGGCCCATATCCGTGCCCTTGCGGAAAAGCTTGCCGAGTTCCGCCTTTCATAA